A window from Vibrio cortegadensis encodes these proteins:
- the mnmE gene encoding tRNA uridine-5-carboxymethylaminomethyl(34) synthesis GTPase MnmE, translated as MTTDTIVAQATALGRGGVGIIRVSGPKATQVAIEVTGRELKPRYAEYLPFKGQDGTELDQGIALYFPNPHSFTGEDVLELQGHGGPVVMDMLIKRILEIPGLRAAKPGEFSERAFLNDKMDLTQAEAIADLIDASSEEAAKSALQSLQGEFSKRINTLVESLIYLRIYVEAAIDFPEEEIDFLADGKVSGDLQAIIDNLEAVRKEANQGAIMREGMKVVIAGRPNAGKSSLLNALSGKESAIVTDIAGTTRDVLREHIHIDGMPLHIIDTAGLREASDEVEKIGIERAWKEIEQADRVLFMVDSTTTQATDPKEIWPDFVDRLPNNIGMTVIRNKADQTTEDLGICHVNDPTLIRLSAKTGEGVDALRNHLKECMGFAGGNEGGFMARRRHLDALERAAEHLNIGQQQLEGYMAGEILAEELRITQQYLNEITGEFSSDDLLGKIFSSFCIGK; from the coding sequence ATGACTACAGACACCATTGTCGCTCAAGCTACCGCCCTAGGGCGAGGCGGAGTCGGTATTATTCGAGTATCAGGTCCTAAAGCGACCCAAGTTGCGATAGAGGTTACCGGACGTGAGCTAAAGCCACGTTATGCTGAATATCTTCCGTTTAAAGGGCAAGATGGAACCGAACTCGATCAAGGTATTGCACTCTATTTTCCAAACCCGCACTCCTTTACTGGAGAGGATGTTTTAGAGCTGCAAGGCCACGGCGGTCCTGTTGTCATGGATATGCTAATCAAACGCATTCTTGAGATCCCCGGATTACGAGCAGCGAAGCCTGGAGAATTCTCTGAACGCGCCTTCTTAAATGACAAGATGGACTTAACTCAAGCAGAAGCCATTGCTGACTTAATTGACGCCAGTTCAGAAGAAGCCGCAAAATCAGCACTACAATCGCTTCAAGGTGAATTTTCAAAGCGCATCAATACCCTTGTTGAATCGCTCATCTACCTACGAATCTACGTAGAAGCTGCTATTGATTTTCCAGAAGAAGAGATCGACTTCCTAGCGGATGGAAAAGTAAGCGGTGACTTACAAGCCATCATCGATAATTTGGAAGCGGTACGCAAAGAGGCCAATCAAGGTGCAATCATGCGTGAAGGCATGAAAGTCGTCATTGCTGGCCGCCCAAATGCGGGAAAATCAAGTTTGCTGAATGCTCTTTCTGGTAAAGAGAGCGCCATTGTGACAGATATTGCAGGTACAACACGAGATGTATTACGTGAGCACATTCATATCGATGGCATGCCGCTGCACATTATTGATACCGCTGGATTGCGAGAAGCTTCTGATGAAGTCGAAAAAATTGGTATTGAACGCGCATGGAAAGAGATAGAACAAGCCGATCGTGTTCTATTTATGGTTGACAGTACAACCACGCAAGCGACGGATCCTAAAGAAATTTGGCCTGATTTTGTCGATCGTCTACCAAACAATATTGGAATGACAGTGATCCGCAATAAAGCGGATCAAACTACCGAAGATCTTGGTATTTGCCACGTAAACGATCCGACGCTTATTCGACTGTCAGCGAAAACGGGAGAAGGTGTGGATGCTTTACGTAATCACCTAAAAGAGTGCATGGGCTTTGCTGGTGGCAACGAAGGTGGCTTCATGGCTCGTAGACGCCATCTTGATGCGCTAGAGAGAGCAGCAGAGCACTTAAACATAGGCCAGCAGCAGCTAGAAGGGTATATGGCAGGTGAAATTCTGGCAGAAGAGCTTCGCATCACTCAACAGTACCTAAATGAGATCACAGGTGAGTTCAGTTCCGATGATTTACTCGGAAAAATCTTCTCTTCATTCTGTATCGGAAAATAA
- the rpmH gene encoding 50S ribosomal protein L34 → MKRTFQPTVLKRKRSHGFRARMATKNGRATINARRAKGRKRLSK, encoded by the coding sequence ATGAAACGCACTTTTCAACCTACAGTTCTAAAGCGCAAGCGTTCACACGGTTTCCGTGCTCGCATGGCGACTAAGAACGGCCGCGCAACAATCAATGCACGTCGTGCAAAAGGCCGTAAGCGCCTTTCAAAATAA
- the yidC gene encoding membrane protein insertase YidC, translating into MASQRNILLIALALVSFLLFQQWNIAKNPAPQAVEQAQPSSTLPAPSLANELDPAPAQQASAKTIQVITDVLTLSIDTVGGDVVTANLNDYSAEFDSEDSFALLKNEPGHQFIAQSGLVGPQGIDLSSTNRPSYTVSADSFTLADGQDELRIPMTYQANGLDYTKTFILKRGSYAIDVEYDVINNSGNNATFGMYAHLRQNVMDDGGSLTMPTYRGGAYSTEDTRYKKYSFDDMQDRNLSLNLANGQGWAAMIQHYFASAWIPRDEAGSNLYTRVIGSLADIGVRMPNKTIATGDSANFQATLWVGPKLQEQMAAVAPNLDLVVDYGWLWFIAKPLHTLLSFIQGIVVNWGLAIICLTFIVRGAMYPLTKAQYTSMAKMRMLQPKLTAMRERIGDDRQRMSQEMMELYKKEKVNPLGGCLPIVLQMPIFISLYWALMESVELRHSPFFGWITDLSAQDPYYILPLLMGASMFLIQKMSPTTVTDPMQQKIMTFMPVMFTFFFLFFPSGLVLYWLVSNIVTLIQQTLIYRALEKKGLHTK; encoded by the coding sequence ATGGCTTCTCAACGTAATATCCTGCTAATCGCACTGGCTCTAGTTTCTTTCTTATTGTTCCAACAATGGAACATTGCAAAGAATCCAGCACCACAAGCGGTTGAACAGGCACAACCAAGCAGCACACTACCTGCTCCATCTTTGGCTAACGAGCTTGATCCTGCTCCAGCTCAACAAGCATCAGCAAAAACTATCCAAGTAATTACTGATGTTTTGACTCTGTCAATCGATACAGTTGGTGGTGATGTAGTTACAGCAAACCTAAATGATTACTCTGCAGAATTCGATTCTGAAGATTCTTTTGCTCTTCTTAAAAACGAACCTGGTCACCAATTTATCGCTCAAAGCGGTTTAGTGGGCCCTCAAGGTATCGATTTAAGCAGCACTAACCGCCCAAGCTACACGGTTTCAGCAGACAGCTTTACGCTGGCTGACGGTCAAGATGAACTACGCATCCCAATGACTTACCAAGCTAACGGCTTAGATTACACAAAAACATTCATCCTTAAGCGCGGCAGCTACGCAATTGATGTTGAATACGATGTAATCAACAACTCTGGCAATAATGCAACATTCGGCATGTACGCTCACCTACGTCAAAACGTAATGGACGATGGTGGCAGCCTAACGATGCCAACTTACCGTGGTGGTGCTTACTCTACGGAAGATACGCGTTACAAAAAATACAGCTTCGATGATATGCAAGATCGCAACCTGTCTCTTAACCTAGCCAATGGCCAAGGTTGGGCTGCAATGATTCAGCACTACTTTGCAAGCGCATGGATCCCACGCGACGAAGCAGGCAGCAACCTTTACACTCGTGTTATTGGTAGCCTTGCCGACATTGGCGTTCGTATGCCAAACAAAACAATTGCGACAGGCGACAGTGCCAATTTCCAAGCAACGCTTTGGGTTGGTCCTAAACTTCAAGAGCAAATGGCTGCCGTCGCACCAAACCTAGATCTAGTAGTGGACTACGGTTGGTTATGGTTTATTGCGAAACCACTTCATACTCTGCTTTCGTTCATTCAAGGTATCGTTGTGAACTGGGGTCTGGCAATTATCTGTCTAACATTCATCGTTCGTGGTGCTATGTACCCACTAACGAAAGCTCAGTACACGTCTATGGCGAAAATGCGTATGCTTCAGCCTAAGCTGACCGCAATGCGTGAACGTATTGGCGATGACCGTCAACGCATGAGCCAAGAAATGATGGAGCTGTACAAGAAAGAGAAAGTAAACCCACTCGGTGGCTGTTTACCAATCGTTCTTCAAATGCCAATCTTCATTTCACTATACTGGGCACTAATGGAGTCTGTTGAGCTACGTCATTCACCGTTCTTCGGTTGGATTACTGACCTTTCAGCACAAGACCCATACTATATCTTGCCACTTCTAATGGGTGCTTCAATGTTCCTAATTCAGAAGATGAGCCCGACAACAGTGACGGATCCAATGCAGCAGAAGATCATGACCTTTATGCCGGTTATGTTTACATTCTTCTTCCTGTTCTTCCCTTCAGGTCTGGTTCTATACTGGCTAGTATCGAACATCGTAACTCTGATTCAGCAAACGCTAATCTACCGAGCGCTGGAAAAGAAAGGTCTGCATACTAAATAA
- the rsmG gene encoding 16S rRNA (guanine(527)-N(7))-methyltransferase RsmG — translation MSVLRIKLDQLLAQTDLEVNENQREQLVGYVEMLNKWNKAYNLTSVRDPMEMLIKHILDSIIVSTYLHGKRFIDVGTGPGLPGVPLAIMNPDCDFVLLDSLGKRIRFIKQATHELGIKNVTPIQSRVEEYQPEDKFDGVLSRAFASMTDMVEWCHHLPKDNTGVFMALKGQLSENEIEHIPEWCTVTDVKALQVPELEGERHLVILSRKG, via the coding sequence ATGAGCGTATTACGTATAAAACTAGACCAATTATTAGCTCAAACTGATTTAGAAGTGAATGAGAATCAGCGTGAACAACTCGTCGGTTATGTGGAGATGTTGAATAAGTGGAATAAAGCTTACAACCTCACCTCGGTTCGCGATCCTATGGAAATGCTGATTAAACATATTTTAGACAGTATTATTGTAAGTACATACTTACATGGAAAGCGTTTTATTGACGTTGGTACTGGGCCTGGCTTACCTGGCGTACCACTTGCAATCATGAATCCAGATTGTGACTTTGTCTTATTAGACAGTTTAGGTAAGCGAATTCGTTTTATTAAACAGGCTACCCACGAATTAGGCATCAAAAATGTGACGCCTATTCAAAGTCGCGTAGAAGAGTATCAACCTGAAGATAAATTTGATGGTGTACTCAGCCGTGCATTTGCTTCAATGACGGATATGGTGGAATGGTGTCATCACTTACCAAAAGATAATACTGGTGTATTTATGGCGCTAAAAGGTCAATTATCTGAAAACGAAATTGAGCATATTCCAGAATGGTGTACCGTGACAGATGTCAAAGCTTTACAGGTTCCAGAGCTTGAAGGTGAGCGTCATCTGGTAATCTTATCGCGTAAGGGATAA
- a CDS encoding ParA family protein — protein sequence MGKIVAIANQKGGVGKTTTCVNLAASMAATKRKILVIDLDPQGNATMASGIDKYQVDATAYDLLVEDTAFSEVVQRSTNGNYDLIAANGDVTAAEIKLMEVFAREVRLKNALSMVRDNYDFIFIDCPPSLNLLTINAMAAADSVLVPMQCEYFALEGLTALMDTISKLAAVVNENLKIEGLLRTMYDPRNRLSNEVSDQLKKHFGSKVYRTVIPRNVRLAEAPSHGKPAMYYDKYSAGAKAYLALAGEMLRREEVPV from the coding sequence GTGGGAAAAATCGTAGCAATAGCTAATCAGAAAGGCGGAGTGGGGAAAACCACAACCTGTGTCAACCTAGCCGCTTCAATGGCAGCCACTAAGCGTAAGATATTAGTGATAGATCTTGATCCTCAAGGCAATGCCACAATGGCGAGTGGGATCGATAAATATCAAGTTGATGCCACTGCTTATGATTTATTGGTCGAAGATACTGCATTTAGTGAAGTGGTACAGCGCAGCACGAATGGCAACTATGACCTCATTGCTGCAAACGGAGATGTAACCGCGGCTGAAATTAAACTAATGGAAGTCTTTGCGCGTGAAGTTCGGTTAAAAAATGCGCTATCTATGGTTCGTGATAACTATGATTTCATCTTTATTGATTGTCCTCCCTCTTTAAATCTTCTTACAATCAACGCAATGGCAGCAGCGGATTCTGTATTAGTGCCAATGCAATGTGAGTATTTTGCGTTAGAAGGTTTAACTGCGTTAATGGATACCATCAGCAAACTGGCTGCAGTCGTGAATGAAAATCTAAAGATAGAAGGTTTATTGCGTACTATGTACGATCCGAGAAACCGACTCTCCAACGAAGTCTCCGACCAGCTTAAGAAGCACTTTGGTAGCAAGGTGTATCGCACAGTGATTCCACGTAACGTTCGCTTAGCTGAAGCTCCAAGTCATGGAAAACCAGCTATGTATTACGACAAGTATTCTGCCGGGGCTAAAGCATACTTAGCTTTGGCTGGTGAAATGCTTCGTCGTGAAGAAGTCCCAGTATAA
- the atpB gene encoding F0F1 ATP synthase subunit A: protein MAAPGEALTQSGYIAHHLSNLSLAKLGLVADEASFWNVHIDSLFFSVFTGLIFLWIFHSVAKKATVGVPGKLQCAVEMVIEFVDQNVKDTFHGRNPLIAPLALTIFCWVLLMNIMDLVPIDFLPYPAQHWLGIPYLKVVPSADVNITMAMALGVFALMIYYSIKVKGLGGFAKELALHPFNHWSMIPFNLLIEVVSLLAKPLSLGMRLFGNMFAGEVVFILCAAMLPWWLQWMGSLPWAIFHILVILIQAFVFMMLTIVYLSMAHEDHDH, encoded by the coding sequence ATGGCTGCGCCAGGTGAAGCGCTAACACAATCCGGATATATTGCCCACCACTTATCAAACCTATCGCTTGCGAAATTGGGTTTGGTAGCGGATGAAGCAAGCTTCTGGAACGTACATATCGATAGCCTGTTTTTTTCTGTGTTTACAGGACTGATTTTCCTTTGGATTTTCCATTCTGTCGCTAAGAAAGCAACAGTAGGTGTACCAGGTAAGCTACAGTGTGCCGTTGAAATGGTAATAGAGTTCGTTGACCAAAACGTCAAAGATACTTTCCATGGACGCAACCCACTTATAGCTCCGCTGGCACTGACTATCTTTTGTTGGGTATTATTAATGAACATCATGGATTTAGTTCCAATTGATTTCTTACCTTACCCAGCACAACATTGGCTAGGCATCCCTTACTTAAAAGTGGTTCCTTCTGCTGATGTAAATATCACCATGGCTATGGCTCTGGGTGTTTTTGCTCTGATGATCTACTACAGCATCAAAGTGAAAGGCCTGGGTGGCTTCGCAAAAGAATTAGCGTTACATCCATTTAATCACTGGTCTATGATTCCGTTTAACCTTCTAATTGAAGTGGTATCGCTTTTAGCTAAACCTCTTTCTCTTGGTATGCGTTTATTCGGTAACATGTTCGCTGGTGAGGTTGTATTTATTCTTTGTGCAGCAATGCTACCATGGTGGCTACAATGGATGGGTTCACTTCCGTGGGCAATCTTCCATATTTTGGTAATCCTGATTCAGGCATTCGTATTCATGATGTTGACAATTGTTTATCTGTCAATGGCACACGAAGACCACGATCATTAA
- a CDS encoding F0F1 ATP synthase subunit I, translated as MVAALARPGRELAKQLLMIEFGAVMLVAAGMAIAVNADWGLSALVGGGIFVIANAVFALCAFMFSGARAAKRIAASFYTGQALKILITVVLFSVAYVYMQVELVPLKLTYLLALGINIFAPVLFINNKK; from the coding sequence ATGGTAGCTGCGTTAGCGAGACCAGGACGAGAGCTTGCAAAGCAATTGTTAATGATCGAGTTTGGCGCGGTTATGTTAGTGGCAGCAGGGATGGCTATAGCCGTAAATGCTGATTGGGGCCTTTCAGCGCTTGTTGGTGGTGGTATTTTTGTCATTGCTAACGCGGTTTTCGCGTTGTGTGCTTTCATGTTTAGTGGGGCTCGTGCTGCCAAGCGCATCGCGGCCTCTTTCTATACAGGACAAGCCTTAAAAATCCTAATCACGGTTGTACTATTTTCTGTTGCTTACGTGTATATGCAGGTGGAACTTGTTCCCCTCAAACTAACCTATTTGCTGGCATTAGGGATTAACATCTTTGCGCCAGTGCTATTCATTAACAACAAAAAATAG
- the rnpA gene encoding ribonuclease P protein component, translated as MLTPEHYQNVFQQAHRAGSPHFTIIARNNSLSHPRLGLAVPKKQIKTAVGRNRFKRIARESFRNQQHKLPNKDFVVIAKKSAQDLSNDEMFKLFEKLWLRLSRPSRG; from the coding sequence TTGTTAACTCCCGAGCATTATCAAAATGTCTTCCAGCAAGCTCATAGAGCAGGCTCCCCCCATTTCACCATTATTGCTCGCAATAACTCTCTTTCTCATCCTCGTCTTGGATTAGCAGTTCCGAAAAAACAGATTAAAACCGCAGTCGGTCGTAATCGCTTTAAACGTATTGCTCGTGAAAGTTTCCGTAATCAACAACATAAACTTCCTAACAAAGATTTTGTTGTAATTGCAAAAAAGAGTGCTCAAGATTTAAGCAATGATGAAATGTTCAAGCTCTTTGAAAAATTATGGCTTCGCCTGTCTCGCCCTTCACGAGGTTAG
- the mnmG gene encoding tRNA uridine-5-carboxymethylaminomethyl(34) synthesis enzyme MnmG, translating to MLYHEKFDVIVVGGGHAGTEAALASARTGQSTLLLTHNIDTLGQMSCNPAIGGIGKGHLVKEVDAMGGLMAQAIDHAGIQFRTLNASKGPAVRATRAQADRALYKSYVRHALENTPNLTLFQQSVDDLIVENDHVVGVVTQMGLKFHAKAVVLTVGTFLGGKIHIGMESSAGGRAGDPPSIALADRLRELPFRVDRLKTGTPPRIDARSVDFSVLEAQHGDNPTPVFSFMGSRSQQPRQIPCFITHTNEKTHDVIRANLDRSPMYAGVIEGIGPRYCPSIEDKVMRFADKNSHQIFIEPEGLTTHELYPNGISTSLPFDVQVQIVRSMKGFENAHIVRPGYAIEYDFFDPRDLKQSYETKFIGGLFFAGQINGTTGYEEAAAQGLMAGLNASLYTQGKESWSPRRDQAYMGVLIDDLSTMGTKEPYRMFTSRAEYRLLLREDNADLRLTEKAHELGLIDDARWARFNQKVENIEQERQRLKDLWMNPKSEGIADLNALLKTPMSREASGEDLLRRPEITYPLLTGLDMFAPALEDQQAAEQVEIMVKYEGYIQRQQDEIDKSLRHENTKLPIDLDYSEVKGLSNEVVVKLTTAKPETLGIASRISGITPAAISILLVHLKKQGLLKKGEQA from the coding sequence ATGCTTTATCACGAAAAATTTGACGTCATTGTTGTTGGTGGCGGTCATGCAGGAACGGAAGCCGCACTCGCATCAGCCCGTACTGGACAAAGTACACTCTTGCTTACTCATAACATCGACACGTTAGGACAAATGTCTTGTAATCCGGCAATTGGTGGTATCGGTAAAGGTCATCTTGTCAAAGAAGTCGATGCTATGGGTGGATTGATGGCACAAGCTATCGATCACGCAGGTATTCAATTTAGAACTTTGAATGCATCAAAAGGTCCTGCAGTAAGAGCAACTCGTGCTCAAGCTGATCGAGCTCTGTACAAAAGTTATGTACGCCATGCTCTTGAAAACACACCAAACCTAACTCTGTTTCAACAATCAGTCGATGATCTCATTGTTGAAAATGATCATGTCGTAGGTGTCGTTACTCAAATGGGACTAAAATTCCATGCCAAAGCCGTAGTGTTAACGGTTGGTACTTTCCTTGGCGGAAAAATTCATATCGGAATGGAAAGCTCTGCGGGAGGGCGAGCAGGAGATCCTCCGTCAATCGCACTAGCAGATCGTTTACGTGAGTTACCATTCCGAGTCGATCGTCTCAAAACAGGTACACCACCACGCATTGATGCCCGTAGCGTTGATTTTTCCGTACTTGAAGCTCAGCATGGTGATAACCCAACGCCTGTATTTTCTTTCATGGGATCACGCAGCCAACAACCTCGCCAAATTCCATGCTTTATCACGCATACCAATGAAAAAACGCATGATGTAATACGTGCTAATTTAGATCGCAGCCCAATGTATGCTGGTGTTATCGAAGGTATTGGACCTAGATATTGCCCATCAATTGAAGATAAAGTGATGCGTTTTGCTGACAAAAATAGCCACCAAATCTTCATTGAGCCTGAAGGACTCACGACTCATGAGTTGTACCCTAACGGTATTTCAACAAGCTTACCTTTTGATGTACAAGTTCAAATTGTTCGTTCAATGAAAGGTTTTGAAAATGCACATATTGTTCGTCCAGGTTACGCGATTGAATATGATTTCTTTGATCCTAGAGATTTAAAACAGAGCTACGAAACGAAATTTATTGGTGGATTATTCTTTGCTGGCCAAATCAACGGCACAACAGGCTATGAAGAAGCGGCAGCTCAAGGCTTAATGGCCGGACTAAACGCAAGCTTGTATACACAAGGTAAAGAGTCATGGAGCCCAAGACGTGATCAAGCCTATATGGGCGTGTTGATCGATGATTTATCGACAATGGGCACGAAAGAACCTTACCGTATGTTTACTTCACGTGCGGAATACCGCTTATTGCTTCGTGAAGACAATGCTGATTTACGTTTGACAGAAAAAGCGCATGAGCTTGGTCTTATTGATGATGCTCGCTGGGCTCGATTCAACCAAAAAGTTGAAAATATTGAGCAAGAGCGCCAACGATTAAAAGATCTATGGATGAACCCAAAATCTGAAGGTATCGCGGATCTTAACGCATTATTGAAGACACCAATGTCACGCGAAGCGAGTGGTGAAGATCTTTTACGTCGTCCAGAGATCACCTACCCACTGCTGACTGGTTTGGATATGTTTGCTCCAGCCCTTGAAGATCAACAAGCCGCAGAGCAAGTTGAGATAATGGTGAAATACGAAGGTTATATTCAGCGTCAGCAAGATGAAATCGACAAATCATTACGCCACGAGAACACTAAACTGCCAATCGATCTTGATTACAGTGAAGTGAAAGGGCTATCAAATGAGGTCGTAGTGAAATTGACCACGGCCAAGCCGGAAACATTAGGTATTGCATCGCGTATCTCTGGTATCACTCCAGCGGCCATTTCTATTTTATTGGTGCATCTGAAAAAACAAGGTTTACTGAAAAAAGGCGAGCAAGCTTAA
- the yidD gene encoding membrane protein insertion efficiency factor YidD: MASPVSPFTRLAIGLVHLYRWFISPLIGPRCRFTPTCSLYALEALKAHGFVKGCWLSGKRLLKCHPLNEGGFDPIPPVQKQDRDK; this comes from the coding sequence ATGGCTTCGCCTGTCTCGCCCTTCACGAGGTTAGCTATTGGGCTGGTCCATCTTTACAGATGGTTCATTAGTCCCCTTATCGGACCTCGCTGTCGGTTTACTCCAACCTGCTCTTTGTATGCGTTAGAAGCATTGAAAGCTCACGGTTTTGTAAAAGGGTGTTGGTTATCAGGCAAACGTCTATTAAAATGTCACCCTTTGAATGAAGGGGGATTTGACCCCATTCCACCAGTCCAAAAACAAGACAGAGATAAATAA
- the mioC gene encoding FMN-binding protein MioC, giving the protein MIHIITGSTLGGAEYVGDHLSDLLQEKGLETVIHNQPQISSIPNSGTWLVITSTHGAGAYPDNIQPFISELEKNPPKMDGVKFAVIAIGDSSYDTFCAAGLHAFSLLKEIGTTSISDCFTIDILSQSVPEDAAEEWLNQHFDQF; this is encoded by the coding sequence ATGATTCATATCATTACTGGCAGTACTCTCGGTGGTGCCGAATACGTAGGAGATCACTTAAGTGACCTTCTGCAAGAGAAAGGGCTAGAGACAGTCATCCACAATCAACCTCAAATAAGCTCTATTCCTAATAGTGGCACTTGGTTAGTCATCACATCGACTCACGGTGCAGGCGCGTACCCAGATAATATCCAGCCGTTTATCTCTGAATTAGAAAAAAATCCACCGAAAATGGATGGCGTTAAGTTCGCTGTCATTGCGATTGGTGACTCCAGTTATGACACTTTTTGTGCTGCAGGTTTGCATGCTTTTTCACTCTTAAAAGAGATAGGAACAACCTCGATCAGTGACTGTTTTACCATTGATATTTTATCCCAATCAGTACCAGAAGACGCTGCAGAAGAGTGGCTAAACCAGCATTTTGACCAGTTTTAG
- a CDS encoding ParB/RepB/Spo0J family partition protein has product MSKRGLGKGLDALLATSSLAREKQQVASHSQSLSSEGELKDLSTNSLRAGVYQPRKDMEPEALQELAASIQSQGIIQPIIVRQIEQGQFEIIAGERRWRAAKQAGLKQVPCLVKNVKDRAAIAMALIENIQREDLNVMEEAQALERLQNEFSLTHQQVAEVIGKSRTTVSNLLRLNQLHDDVKGLVLTKQLEMGHARALLALEGEQQVEVAQNVAAKQLTVRQTEQLVKKCLSPKVEGKNQPEDEDAKQMSQSLSDILGSKVSVVRSVNGKSKITISIDEPHKLEQLIAKLHS; this is encoded by the coding sequence ATGTCTAAGCGTGGTTTAGGAAAAGGATTGGATGCTTTACTTGCAACCAGTTCATTAGCTCGTGAGAAACAGCAAGTGGCCTCACATAGTCAATCGCTCTCTTCTGAAGGTGAGTTAAAAGATTTATCGACTAATAGCTTAAGAGCTGGTGTGTATCAACCTCGTAAAGATATGGAACCAGAAGCGTTGCAAGAGCTTGCGGCTTCTATTCAGTCACAAGGCATTATTCAACCGATCATTGTCCGTCAGATTGAGCAAGGTCAGTTTGAAATTATCGCGGGTGAAAGACGTTGGAGAGCAGCTAAGCAAGCAGGGCTAAAACAAGTCCCATGTTTGGTGAAAAATGTAAAAGATCGAGCTGCGATTGCAATGGCGTTGATTGAAAATATACAGCGTGAAGATCTTAACGTTATGGAAGAAGCTCAAGCTTTAGAGCGGTTACAGAATGAGTTTTCTTTAACACATCAACAAGTTGCTGAAGTTATTGGCAAGTCTAGAACGACAGTCAGTAACTTATTACGTCTAAATCAGCTCCATGATGACGTAAAAGGTTTAGTTTTAACTAAACAGCTAGAAATGGGGCATGCTAGAGCGCTTCTTGCTTTAGAAGGTGAACAGCAAGTTGAGGTTGCGCAGAATGTAGCAGCGAAACAATTAACCGTTCGCCAGACAGAGCAATTGGTTAAAAAATGTTTATCTCCAAAGGTTGAAGGTAAAAACCAACCTGAAGATGAAGATGCTAAGCAAATGTCACAGAGCTTAAGTGATATTCTTGGCTCAAAAGTGTCGGTAGTTCGCTCTGTCAACGGTAAGTCAAAAATAACGATTAGTATTGATGAACCTCACAAATTAGAGCAACTTATTGCCAAGCTACATAGCTAA